ACGTGTTCGCGTCGATGGGCAACTACATCTTCACCACCAAGGCGCTCATCGAGGCGCTCCAGCGGGACGCCGAGGACGAGAGCTCCGTCCACGACATGGGCGGCTCGATCCTGCCCCAGCTGACCCAGCGCGGCGAGGCCCAGCTGTACGACTTCCACGACAACCACGTGCCCGGCGAGACCACCCGCGACCAGGGCTACTGGCGGGACGTCGGCACGCTCGACGCGTACTACGACGCACATATGGACCTGATCGCCGAGCGCCCCGCCTTCAACCTGTACAACCGCAGCTGGCCCATGTACACCCACTCGGGCCAGCTCTCCCCGGCGCGTTTCAACGCGGGCGGCATCGCCAGTGAGTCGATCATCAGTTCGGGGTGCCTGATCCGCGGACAGGTCACCCGCTCGGTGCTGTCGCCGGGTGTGGTGGTCGACCCGGGAGCGGTCGTGCAGGGCTCGATCCTGCACGACAACGTGCACATCGGACGGGGTGCGGTCGTGCGCGGGGCGGTGCTCGACAAGAACGTGGAAGTCCCTCCGGGTGCGACCATCGGCGTGAACCCGGAGCGGGACGCGGAGCTGTACACGGTGTCGAAGGGCGGCGTGATAGCCCTGGGAAAGGGCCAGCAGGTGTCCTGAACTTAATGCGCTGTTAACTGTGTGTAGCTTGATCGTACTTGACCGTAATCGCCCGGGCGCGCTTGACTGATTGCCTCCACTCTTAGCCGACGCGAGGCAAGCCCTTGACTGCTGATGATCTGCTGGCCCCCCTCGACCTGGCGTTCTGGAACCTCGAGTCGGCCGAGCACCCCATGCACCTGGGAGCGCTCGGCGTCTTCACGGCGCAGTCGTCCACCGCGGGCGCCCACGCCGCCGACCTGCTCGCGGCCCGCGCCGCCGGCGTTCCCGGACTGCGCATGCGGATCCGGGACGTGTGGCGGCCGTTCGACCGCTCCGAACCGTTCGACCTGCGCCGGTCGCTCGCCTTCGGCGGCGCGACCCGGGAGGCGGACCCCGACTTCGATCCCCTGCACCACGTCACGCTGCACGCGCCCGCCGCCGACTTCCAGGCCGAGGCCGGGCGGCTCATGGAACGCCCCCTGGAGCGCGGCCGCCCGCCCTGGGAGGCCCACGTCCTGCC
The sequence above is a segment of the Streptomyces asoensis genome. Coding sequences within it:
- the glgC gene encoding glucose-1-phosphate adenylyltransferase; protein product: MRRGGPSVLGIVLAGGEGKRLMPLTADRAKPAVTFGGTYRLVDFVLSNLVNADILRICVLTQYKSHSLDRHITTTWRMSSLLGNYITPVPAQQRLGPRWYLGSADAILQSLNLIYDERPEYVAVFGADHVYRMDPRQMLTQHIDSGAGVTVAGIRVPRGESSSFGVITPGSDGLTVERFLEKPVDPPGLADDPEYVFASMGNYIFTTKALIEALQRDAEDESSVHDMGGSILPQLTQRGEAQLYDFHDNHVPGETTRDQGYWRDVGTLDAYYDAHMDLIAERPAFNLYNRSWPMYTHSGQLSPARFNAGGIASESIISSGCLIRGQVTRSVLSPGVVVDPGAVVQGSILHDNVHIGRGAVVRGAVLDKNVEVPPGATIGVNPERDAELYTVSKGGVIALGKGQQVS